GGAGGACATCCCATGAGCACCCCCATCAACCACCAGATCCGCCTGGCGGCGCGGCCCGTCGGCCTGCCCACGCCGGACGGCTGGCAGCACACGGAAGAACCGGCGGTCCTGCCCGCCGAGGGCGAGGTGCTGGTACAGACCCTGTACCTGTCCCTGGATCCGGCCATGCGCGGCTGGATGAACGAGGGCAAGTCCTACATCCCGCCCGTCGAGCTGGGTGCAGTGATGCGCGCGGGCGGCGTCGGCCGCGTGATCGCTTCGGCCAGTGCCGCCTTCAAGCCGGGCGACCATGTCAGCGGCGCCCTGGGCGTGCAGGAATACGCGACCCTGTCGGCCAAGGCCCTGACCCGGGTCGATCCGGACCTGGCCCCGCTGCCGGTGCACCTGGGCGCCCTGGGCATGCCGGGCATGACCGCCTATTTCGGATTGCTGGACGTGGGCCAGCCCCAGCCCGGCGACACGGTGGTGGTGTCGGCCGCCACCGGGGCGGTGGGCGCCGTGGTCGGCCAGATTGCCCGGATCAAGGGCTGCCGCACCGTGGCCATCGCCGGCGGCGCCGACAAATGCCGGTACGCCGTGGAAACGCTGGGTTACGACGCCGCCATCGACTACAAGGCCGGCGACATCCGCCGGGAATTGCGCACCCACGCGCCCAAGGGCGTGGACGTCTATTTCGACAATGTCGGTGGGGACATCCTGGAGGCGGTGCTGGCGCAATTGGCGCGCAAGGCCCGCATCGTCATCTGCGGTGCTATTTCCCAGTACAACAACACGACGGCGATGAAGGGACCGGCCAATTACCTGTCGTTGCTGGTGAACCGCGCCCGCATGGAAGGCATGGTGGTGTTCGATTATGCCGACCGTTATCCGGTGGCGGTCGCGGACATCGCCGCCTGGATCAGGCAAGGCCAGCTGGTCACGCGTGAGGACGTGGCGGAGGGCGGCGTGGCCGCCTTCCATGACACGCTGCTGCGGCTGTTCAGCGGGGCCAACTTCGGCAAGCTGGTGCTGAAGGTCGCGGACTAAGGGGAAGAAGCGCGCCCCGGCGGCCAGACGGCCGCCGGGGGTCGCGACTTAAAGGATCAGGCCGAGGCCGACGCCCAGGAGGCGCCCGCGTTGGTCCGGCCGGACGCCGGCGCGGCATCGCGTTCATCGACGATGGGAACGGCCTGCACGATGATGGTGTTCAGGGTGCGGCACAAGGTGCGGCCCCGTTCCGTCAGGTGCAGGGTGCGGACCCGATTGTCGTGGTGCAGGGTGCGCGCCTCGACCAGATCGGAGGCGCGGTTGCCGAAGCCCGTGGAGAGGCGGGCGACGATACGCGACACCGTGTGCGGCTGGGCCCGCAACAGCATGCCCAGTTCGCGCAGGCTGATGCCCTCGTTCTCGCAGATGTAGAGGAAGCCGCAGGCCTCCAGCAGCGAAAACTGCTCATCCACCGACCGCATGGCCTCAAGGGCCGCCAGGGGGGCGCTACGCTGCCGGTGGCGGCCGTCGTTCTGATTAGCTGTCATATTGATGCATGTTCCCCGTGTTGGAGGCTAGGCGCAGAGACGGTCGCACCTGCGAGGCTGCGCGCTGCTTAACCTGCGAGAACGTGAGGTTGGCTTGGGGGTACGTGGTCATGATCGGTTCGAACAGGCTGCGGATCGCCGCCTGATGATCCCCGGCCGCCACGAAATCCTCGGCCTCCACTTCAATGACGATGACGCTTTTGATCTTCATTTCTGCCAATTCCACTTTTTTGGTTCCTTTGCCCCGGTCGGGTACCCCGTCCCGGCGACCCAAGGATCTGCCCGAATTCGCCATCCGCCCGACTGGCCCAGCTTTCCTGGCTCCCGGGGTGGGGTCATCACCCCGCCATGGTTGCCAAATCAACTTAGGCCATTCGTTAAAATGGCACCCATACGCGCTCGGGCCCAACACACCGATGCAAAAATGCAAACAACCTTAACGACTGCGACAAAAACGCGCTTGTCACAGGCGGCGCCCCTCGACACTTCGGTCGCCCCGCCGCCCAGGGCGACAGGAATAGGTGCGCTTTTGTCGGTTATACGGACGGGCGTGGGAAAGCTGTCGCTTGCAAGAACGATTAACGTGTCGATTTTGTCAGGCGCGGAAGGGAACCCCTCATCAGGGCGAGATCGGGGGCCCATCCAAAGGGCTGTTCCACCCCTCTATAACGGCCGTTCCTGGCGGCTGCCTGACAAACCAAAGAAAGCGGGCGGAACATGCCGGGGCGCCAATCCCGGTGGGGATCTTCCCCTGCCCCCAACAGGGCCGGCGAATAACCGTCAGGCAGCCTAGCGCCCGGCCGTCACCAGCGCCAATCCCCTATTCCGCCTAGGAAATCGGGCTGCGGCAAAGAGACCGGGAACATTCCCATGCCACTGATTTTCGCCACCATCGGCCTTCCTGTCGCTGCCATCGGCGGCGGCTGTCGTCCGCCGGATGCGGGCATGGGTGGGCCGCCTGCGGGGACGCCCTGGCGACAGACAGGGATCTGTAGGGGACGTTGAAGATGGGCGGGGGCAGCAAAGCAGCCATGCATCCGCATGGGAAAAGCGCGCGACGCCCACTGCGGGAAATGGGAAAGGGAAGGCGGCTCCGCAGCCCCTTGCCCCTTCTTCATGTGTGCTCTGCCTTGAAGCCTTCAGGAAACGACGCGGAAGCCGGGCCGCCGGGCGGGGCTTTCCCATTCCATCGCCATTTCCGCACCCTCATCCTCCTCCTCGACCTGCGTCAGGTTGCGGTCGCGGATGGCGACGAAGTCCTGGAGATTGGCCAGGAACAGGCGAACCAGCGCGGGGTCGAACTGCCGGCCGGCGCCGTCGTTCAGGTGATCCAGCACGCGGACCAGCGGCCAGGCTTCCTTGTAGGGCCGTACGGACATCAGGGCGTCGAACACATCGACCAGGCAGACGATGCGGCCGGACACGGGAATGCTGTTGCCCTTGAGCGCGCGGGGATAACCCTCGCCGTCCCAGCGTTCGTGGTGGCTGAGCGCCACCTCCGCCGCCAGATCCAGCAGGGGCAGGCCGCTGCCCATCAGGATGCCGGCGCCGATGGTGGTATGGGTCCTCATCACATCCCATTCCTGCGCATCCAGGGGACCAGGCTTCAGCAGGATGGCGTCAGGAATGCCGATCTTGCCCACGTCATGCAGGGGGGCCGCCAGCGCCAGCTGATCGGCGAAATCCTGGTCGGTGCCGGCCAGCAGGGCCAGGTGACGGGCCATCTGGCCCACGCGGTTGGTATGGCAGGCGGTCTCGTTATCGCGCATGGCGCTGGCGGTGCGCAGGCGCTGGATCATCTGCGACTGCACCTGGTCCAGCCGGGCGTGCGCGTCGATCAACTGCACTTCGGAACGGCGGCGGCGCGCCACTTCGGTCGCCAGGATGCGGCTGAGCACCGTCAGCCGGTCGCCCTTGCCCGCGACCGGAGCCTGGGCCGGGCGGCTGGTGCGGGCCAGCGCCCGACGGCGCAGAAGCAGGGCGACGAAGGCGGTGACGGCCAAGGTGGCGGTCAGCAGTGCCGGCATTGAAGCGCCCAACTGCCCCACCTGTTCCAGGGCCTCGCCCACCGGCGCCGCACCCGACAGCATCAAACCGATATCCATGAGCCCGCTCCTCAATCTTCGGTTCCAGTCTGCCGGCCTAGTCCTTAAGGCTTTGCTACCAGGCACGAAGACATATGCCGAAAGTCAGCCATCACCCGTGGTAATCCTTAGGACTCAGGACGGCCCCTCAGGTTTTGTTTGCGGGTGCGGAAAACTTCGCCAGGATAAGGCCGGCCGCTTTTCATGGACCCGCCGGCCGGAGACTCCGGCCCTGGGGCGCAATTCCTTGACCATGGCCCGAACGTTCAGAGGAAGATCAAAAGATGCAGCCCTACATGCCGTATCTTTTCATGGCCGCGGCACTGTTGATCATGGTGCGGCGCACCCGTGTCTGGCGCCGGGTGCGCCCCCCCTTCCTGGCCATCGTGCCGTTGCTGCTGCTGGCGCTGGTGACCTTTTATGCCTGGGGTGCCGGGCATCTGGGACCGCACGTGACGCCACTGGGCTGGCTGGCCATCGCCGGCGGCCTGCTGGCGGGGGTGGGTTGCGGCGCCGTGATTGGCCGGCTGGTGCACCTGGCGCACGACCCCGACACCGGCCATGTCACCATGCGCCTGTCGCTGGTGGGCTTTGCCGTGCTGCTGGGATTGCTGGTCATCCGCCAGGCGGCGCGGCAGCTGGGCGTGGACCCCGCATCGACCGGCCCCGGCGCCGCCTTCAGCCTGATGTCCGACGTGCTGATCGCCGTGGCGCTGGGCACGGTGCTGAGCCGTCAATTCGTGTTGTGGCGCCGCTGGCGGGCGCTGGTCACCGCCCCTTCCCCCACCTCTGACACGGATACCGGCGACGCCGCCACCGCTTGAGGTCCGCCAATCCTGGATCTGGACCCGCCGGCGGGGTATGACGGATTCAGATTCATCCCAGGACCCGGAGGCCACCCATGCCGGACCAGACCGTTCCCCCCGCAGCGGATCAAGCCGCCGGCACGCCGCCGCTGAAGGTGGCCATCCTGCCGGTGACGTCGTTCCAGCAGAATTGCTCCATCCTGTGGTGCACGGCCACCCGCCGCGCCGCCGTGGTGGACCCCGGCGACGGCGTCCAGCAGATCCAGGAATTCCTGGCGCGCCAGTCGCTGACGCTGGAACGCATCCTGGTCACCCATGGCCATGTCGACCATGCCGCCGCCGTCGCCGACCTGATGGCCAAGACCGGCGTGCCGGTGGAGGGACCGGAACAGGAGGACAAGTTCTGGATCGACCGCCTGCCGGAAGACGGCGCCAAGTACGGCATGCTGCACGCCAAGTCCTTCACCCCCACCCGCTGGCTGAACGACGGCGACACGGTGACGGTGGGCGACCTGGTGCTGGACGTGCTGCATTGCCCGGGCCACACGCCCGGCCACGTCGTCTTCATCCACCAGCCGTCGCGCCTGGCCATCGTGGGCGACGTCATTTTCCAGGGGTCGATCGGCCGGACCGATTTTCCGCGCGGCGACCACGCCGCCCTGATCCGGTCCATCCGCGAAAAGCTGTTCCCCCTGGGCGACGACATCACCTTCCTGCCCGGCCACGGCCAACCGTCCACCTTCGGGCAGGAACGGCGCAACAACCCCTTCGTCTCCGACCGCGCGGTGGCCCGGGGCTGACCGCCCCGCCCTGAACCCGTCCGGTCCGGAAGGAAACCCCATGGCCAGCGTCGCCGAAGCCCTGAACGAGGCCCTGCGCCACCACCGCGACGGGGCGCTGGAACCGGCGGAGGTGCTGTACCGCCGCATCCTGGCGGCCGTGCCCGATCATGGCGACGCCCTGAACCTGCTGGCGGTGCTGTGCCTGCAGACACAGCGGGCGGCCGACGCCCTGGACCTGGCGACGCGGGCCACCGCGGCCAATCCTGGCGCGCCGTCCTTCCACGCCACCCGCGCCGATGCCGCCGCCATGGCCGGCCGGCCGGCGATTGAGGCGGAGGCCCTGGCCGCCGCGTTGAGCCTGGGCCCGACCGGTGCACCGGCCGCCGTGCTGCACCGCCGACGGGGACGCGCCCTGGCCGCATCGGGCGACGCCGCCGGCGCGGTGCAAGCCTTCCGCGCGGCGGCTGCGGCCATACCCGACGGTGCACCGGAGGCGATCGACATCCTGGACGACCTGGCCGTCATGCTGACCCGCACCGGTGACGGTGCCGAGGCGGAGGCCCGGTTCGCCGAAATCCTGCGCCTGCGGCCCGGCCATGCCGGCGCCACCCGCAACCTGGCCAGCCTGTGGCTGAACCGGGCGGCGGCGCACCTGGCGCAGGGGCAGGCGACTGAGGCGGCGGGACTGGCCCGCCGGGCGGCGGATCTGGATCCCAAAAGGCG
The DNA window shown above is from Azospirillaceae bacterium and carries:
- a CDS encoding NADP-dependent oxidoreductase: MSTPINHQIRLAARPVGLPTPDGWQHTEEPAVLPAEGEVLVQTLYLSLDPAMRGWMNEGKSYIPPVELGAVMRAGGVGRVIASASAAFKPGDHVSGALGVQEYATLSAKALTRVDPDLAPLPVHLGALGMPGMTAYFGLLDVGQPQPGDTVVVSAATGAVGAVVGQIARIKGCRTVAIAGGADKCRYAVETLGYDAAIDYKAGDIRRELRTHAPKGVDVYFDNVGGDILEAVLAQLARKARIVICGAISQYNNTTAMKGPANYLSLLVNRARMEGMVVFDYADRYPVAVADIAAWIRQGQLVTREDVAEGGVAAFHDTLLRLFSGANFGKLVLKVAD
- a CDS encoding MBL fold metallo-hydrolase; the encoded protein is MPDQTVPPAADQAAGTPPLKVAILPVTSFQQNCSILWCTATRRAAVVDPGDGVQQIQEFLARQSLTLERILVTHGHVDHAAAVADLMAKTGVPVEGPEQEDKFWIDRLPEDGAKYGMLHAKSFTPTRWLNDGDTVTVGDLVLDVLHCPGHTPGHVVFIHQPSRLAIVGDVIFQGSIGRTDFPRGDHAALIRSIREKLFPLGDDITFLPGHGQPSTFGQERRNNPFVSDRAVARG
- a CDS encoding HD domain-containing protein produces the protein MDIGLMLSGAAPVGEALEQVGQLGASMPALLTATLAVTAFVALLLRRRALARTSRPAQAPVAGKGDRLTVLSRILATEVARRRRSEVQLIDAHARLDQVQSQMIQRLRTASAMRDNETACHTNRVGQMARHLALLAGTDQDFADQLALAAPLHDVGKIGIPDAILLKPGPLDAQEWDVMRTHTTIGAGILMGSGLPLLDLAAEVALSHHERWDGEGYPRALKGNSIPVSGRIVCLVDVFDALMSVRPYKEAWPLVRVLDHLNDGAGRQFDPALVRLFLANLQDFVAIRDRNLTQVEEEDEGAEMAMEWESPARRPGFRVVS
- a CDS encoding DUF1453 family protein; this encodes MPYLFMAAALLIMVRRTRVWRRVRPPFLAIVPLLLLALVTFYAWGAGHLGPHVTPLGWLAIAGGLLAGVGCGAVIGRLVHLAHDPDTGHVTMRLSLVGFAVLLGLLVIRQAARQLGVDPASTGPGAAFSLMSDVLIAVALGTVLSRQFVLWRRWRALVTAPSPTSDTDTGDAATA